In a genomic window of Trichoderma atroviride chromosome 4, complete sequence:
- a CDS encoding uncharacterized protein (EggNog:ENOG41), translating into MDDTSHDNNPPPSFSSRRPAAGALPTFSLPPPQPEVSSIDDPSSRPRTFYNLGKSLDLNPPASGTSDGLSPSLSSVHTSSSQSSQAPASMQQYTYSGHVHGSWPTPSNSAYSVSSGSAQQPAPMQNPGGSSYPVNPANGTQPPLGTAPYGGRSSSMYSQPGLPYGNQRSSQSPATGGDGLSAQPYDHHSFQSSAGQDGHSGNLMAAPHVTQAPGTSNSSAHVDSYTHSRPSISGPSYSSSSAPQHQSSFPYATQPAHPSHSPTGAASLPRGLGSLSGQQPLPSMAHPGSYRSYQTYPPLSTMGGPVMSNIHQPGSQLSMIPGSMVPAGYGASAMMYSHPPPQPQSERPFKCDQCVQSFSRNHDLKRHKRIHLAVKPFPCTFCSKSFSRKDALKRHRLVKGCENKSHENQVAAENGGSRGGEIDDDARRN; encoded by the exons atggacgATACGTCTCATGACAATAACCCGCCACCAAGCTTTTCCTCACGACGACCTGCAGCTGGCGCTCTGCCTAccttctctctccctccacCGCAGCCCGAAGTCTCCAGCATTGACGACCCGTCCTCTCGGCCTCGCACCTTTTACAACCTTGGCAAGAGTCTCGATCTGAACCCTCCTGCGTCTGGAACAAGTGATGGGCTGAGCCCCAGCCTGTCGAGTGTGCACACGAGCAGTTCGCAAAGTTCACAGGCCCCCGCCAGCATGCAGCAGTATACATACAGCGGCCACGTCCACGGAAGCTGGCCAACCCCAAGCAACTCTGCGTATAGCGTCAGTTCAGGCTCGGCACAGCAACCTGCTCCTATGCAGAATCCCGGTGGATCGTCCTATCCCGTCAATCCCGCCAACGGCACTCAGCCGCCTCTGGGAACAGCTCCCTATGGCGGGCGGTCATCATCGATGTATAGCCAGCCCGGCTTGCCATACGGGAACCAGCGTAGTTCGCAGTCTCCGGCCACTGGGGGAGATGGACTATCAGCTCAACCATACGACCACCACTCGTTCCAGTCCTCTGCAGGCCAGGACGGCCACTCTGGGAACTTGATGGCTGCTCCCCACGTCACACAAGCGCCGGGGACCTCCAACTCTTCCGCCCATGTTGACTCTTATACGCACAGCAGACCTTCCATTAGCGGGCCGAGCTACTCCTCCTCATCGGCCCCTCAGCATCAGTCGAGCTTCCCCTACGCGACCCAACCCGCGCACCCGAGCCATTCGCCCACCGGGGCAGCGTCACTTCCTAGAGGCTTGGGATCTCTCTCCGgccagcagcctctcccgTCCATGGCACATCCCGGCTCCTACAGGTCCTATCAAACGTATCCACCGCTGTCAACCATGGGTGGGCCTGTCATGTCCAACATCCACCAGCCTGGCAGCCAGCTCTCGATGATTCCTGGCAGTATGGTTCCCGCTGGATACGGTGCTTCTGCTATGATGTATTCGcatccgccgccgcagccacagTCAGAGCGCCCGTTCAAGTGCGATCAGTGTGTCCAATCTTTTAGTCGTAATCACGATCTGAAGCGTCACAAGAGGATCCATCTTGCCGTCAAGCCATTTCCATGCACGTTCTGCAGTAAGAGCTTTTCACGGAAGGATGCTCTCAAG CGTCACCGATTAGTCAAAGGCTGCGAGAACAAGAGCCACGAGAATCAGGTAGCGGCTGAGAACGGAGGTAGCCGTGGTGGGGAgattgatgacgatgccaGGAGAAACTAG